Proteins encoded by one window of Akkermansia muciniphila ATCC BAA-835:
- a CDS encoding response regulator: MEKINIICVDDQPEVLDSVLRDLRPLNSCFRLEGVESASECRELLEEFDQDGELTGLIISDHVMPGGSGVELLGGIAKDDRFAGTRKILLTGQATHADTIQAVNDAHIDNYLEKPWDPAVLLATARKLLTRFIMDKGIDHMPYMSCLDQATLLDYLRRN, from the coding sequence ATGGAAAAAATTAACATCATTTGCGTGGACGACCAGCCGGAAGTCCTGGACAGCGTTTTGCGCGACCTTCGTCCGCTGAATTCCTGCTTCCGCCTGGAAGGGGTGGAATCCGCATCCGAATGCCGCGAGCTATTGGAAGAATTCGACCAGGACGGAGAACTGACGGGACTGATTATTTCCGACCACGTCATGCCGGGAGGTTCAGGAGTAGAATTGCTTGGAGGCATCGCCAAAGACGACCGTTTTGCCGGGACACGCAAAATCCTGCTGACCGGCCAGGCCACCCACGCGGACACCATCCAGGCCGTCAATGACGCACACATTGACAACTATCTGGAAAAACCCTGGGATCCCGCCGTTCTCCTTGCGACCGCCCGCAAACTGCTGACCAGGTTCATCATGGACAAGGGCATCGACCACATGCCCTATATGTCCTGCCTGGACCAGGCCACTCTGCTGGATTACCTGCGGAGAAACTGA
- a CDS encoding aspartate:alanine exchanger family transporter: MFDILLHHSTLVLFGIIFFGIALGSIKIYGLNLGLSGVLFVALAAGHYRLAIPDGVGQLGLALFVYCVGLSAGNRFFSAIAKQGSKLAIMSAVIVGVSALFTCLFGIWFKVPAGISSGIFAGACTSTPALAAATESLPGASGSGVSIGYGIAYPFGVVGVVLFVQLLPRLLHFDLNKEAKAMHSRQEVSIISRLVRVTQPNLIGQNIADCKLLDGLHCMVTRVVRNDRLMPLTPEDTFREGTEVLIVGNSDTMPHDIAFLGEVCDNPYPMDSQKERRKLILTNKNYAGHKLRDLKTLRTDGIIISRISRLGFTFVPTGETTLERNDVLTVVGTPENLTKYGDKIGHRSQDMNQTDLLSLGFGLSLGIILGLVNFSLGNGAGISLGIAGGPLIVALLLGHFGRLGPIVGYIPRPTRLLLQDLGLVFFLADAGIKGGADLVDTVATHGAAVFIMGVIVTCSGMFAGYFVGMKVFKMNILECLGGICGGMTSTPALGAIASKTDSQAPVVSYATAYPVALILMTIIAKVIIQTIGGVVGI; the protein is encoded by the coding sequence ATGTTTGATATCCTGCTCCATCACAGTACCCTGGTTCTTTTCGGAATCATATTTTTCGGCATCGCTCTCGGCAGCATTAAAATATACGGACTGAACCTGGGCCTTTCCGGCGTTCTTTTCGTGGCTCTGGCCGCCGGCCACTACCGCCTGGCCATTCCCGACGGCGTAGGGCAGCTGGGTCTGGCGCTCTTTGTGTACTGCGTGGGCCTCAGCGCGGGCAACCGCTTCTTTTCCGCCATCGCCAAGCAGGGCAGCAAACTGGCCATCATGTCTGCGGTGATTGTAGGAGTGTCAGCTTTATTCACCTGCCTCTTCGGCATCTGGTTCAAAGTTCCCGCGGGAATCTCTTCCGGCATCTTTGCCGGCGCATGCACCAGCACCCCGGCGCTGGCGGCCGCCACGGAAAGCCTGCCGGGAGCCTCCGGAAGCGGCGTCAGCATCGGTTACGGCATCGCCTATCCGTTCGGCGTGGTGGGCGTGGTCCTTTTCGTCCAGCTTCTGCCGCGCCTGCTGCACTTTGACCTCAACAAAGAGGCCAAAGCCATGCATTCCAGACAGGAGGTCAGCATCATTTCCCGCCTTGTCCGCGTCACACAGCCCAACCTGATAGGCCAGAACATTGCGGACTGCAAGCTGCTGGACGGCCTGCACTGCATGGTCACCCGCGTGGTTCGCAACGACAGGCTGATGCCTCTGACTCCGGAAGACACGTTCCGGGAAGGAACGGAAGTCCTCATCGTGGGCAACAGCGACACCATGCCCCACGACATCGCCTTTCTGGGGGAAGTATGTGACAATCCCTACCCCATGGACTCCCAGAAGGAGCGCCGCAAACTGATTCTGACAAACAAGAACTATGCCGGGCACAAGCTCCGCGACCTGAAAACCCTGCGTACGGACGGTATCATTATCTCCCGCATTTCCCGCCTGGGCTTCACTTTCGTCCCCACGGGGGAAACCACGCTGGAACGCAACGACGTGCTGACCGTGGTGGGGACCCCGGAAAACCTTACCAAATACGGGGACAAAATCGGCCACCGCAGCCAGGACATGAACCAGACGGACCTGCTTTCCCTGGGCTTCGGCCTCTCCCTGGGCATCATTCTTGGCCTGGTCAACTTCAGCCTCGGCAACGGCGCGGGAATCTCCCTGGGTATTGCGGGAGGCCCCCTCATCGTCGCCCTGCTGCTCGGCCACTTCGGACGGCTGGGCCCCATCGTCGGCTACATCCCGCGCCCCACGCGCCTTCTTTTACAGGACCTGGGGCTGGTCTTCTTCCTGGCTGACGCCGGCATCAAGGGCGGAGCGGACCTGGTGGATACGGTAGCCACCCACGGCGCGGCCGTCTTCATCATGGGCGTTATCGTCACCTGCTCCGGCATGTTTGCCGGTTACTTCGTGGGCATGAAGGTCTTCAAGATGAACATTCTGGAATGCCTGGGCGGCATCTGCGGCGGCATGACCTCCACCCCGGCTCTGGGGGCCATCGCCAGCAAAACGGACTCCCAGGCTCCCGTGGTCAGCTACGCCACCGCCTACCCCGTGGCCCTTATCCTGATGACCATCATTGCCAAGGTCATCATCCAGACCATCGGCGGCGTGGTGGGCATCTAG
- the miaB gene encoding tRNA (N6-isopentenyl adenosine(37)-C2)-methylthiotransferase MiaB has protein sequence MPKLYIKTYGCQMNERDSEQVARMFVQKGYTMTDREDEADVILFNSCSIREQAEQKALGKMGLLAKQQRHRPHVVYGMMGCMAQSKKEELFKELPRLDLVVGTQKYHRVFEHVDGILRARQERRMDELQTAFSGTHVCDVAEEADSQNRIRDHLNPGVRSTAYVSIMQGCEMKCAYCIVPYTRGAERSRPIRDVVDEVKMLADAGVKEVTLLGQIVNRYGRQMETAGGKGGFVQLLEAVHEVEGIRRIRFVSPHPIGFRQDLVQAFTYLPKLCSHIHFPMQSGSDRILKMMRRPYRNETYLDLCSRMKQARPDLSITTDIIVGFPGETEEDYLLTRQAVEQVQFDNAFIFRYSPRRGTPAAVMENQIPEEVKEARNQDLLAVVNEIAIRKNRDLVGTVQEVLLEGPSKTNAARLSGRTSQNKPVMVDAAPDLAGEILPIRIEESTGFTLYGVPCPSRG, from the coding sequence ATGCCCAAGCTTTATATCAAAACCTACGGCTGCCAGATGAACGAACGGGACTCCGAACAGGTGGCCCGCATGTTCGTGCAGAAGGGCTACACCATGACGGACCGCGAGGATGAGGCGGACGTCATCCTGTTCAACTCCTGTTCCATCCGGGAACAGGCGGAACAAAAGGCTCTGGGAAAAATGGGGCTTCTGGCCAAGCAGCAGCGGCATCGTCCGCATGTAGTGTACGGCATGATGGGCTGCATGGCCCAAAGTAAAAAAGAGGAACTGTTCAAGGAACTGCCGCGCCTGGACCTCGTGGTCGGCACCCAGAAATACCACCGCGTATTTGAACATGTGGACGGCATTCTGCGCGCGCGCCAGGAACGCCGCATGGATGAGTTGCAAACCGCCTTTTCCGGTACGCATGTGTGCGATGTGGCGGAAGAGGCGGATTCCCAGAACCGAATCCGGGATCACCTGAATCCCGGCGTGCGCTCCACGGCGTATGTCTCCATCATGCAGGGGTGCGAAATGAAGTGCGCCTACTGCATTGTTCCCTACACCCGCGGCGCAGAACGCAGCCGCCCCATCCGGGACGTGGTGGATGAGGTGAAGATGCTGGCGGACGCCGGCGTGAAGGAAGTCACGCTGCTGGGCCAGATCGTCAACCGATACGGCAGGCAGATGGAAACGGCAGGCGGCAAGGGCGGCTTCGTCCAGCTGCTGGAAGCCGTGCATGAAGTGGAAGGAATCCGGCGCATCCGCTTCGTTTCCCCGCATCCCATCGGTTTCCGCCAGGATCTGGTGCAGGCGTTCACCTACCTTCCCAAGTTGTGCAGCCACATTCATTTCCCGATGCAGAGCGGCAGCGACCGCATCCTGAAAATGATGCGCAGGCCGTACAGGAATGAAACCTATCTGGACCTTTGCTCCCGGATGAAGCAGGCACGCCCGGATTTGTCCATCACCACGGATATCATTGTGGGCTTCCCAGGAGAAACGGAGGAGGATTACCTGCTGACCAGGCAGGCCGTGGAACAGGTCCAGTTTGACAACGCATTCATTTTCCGCTATTCCCCGCGCCGCGGCACACCCGCCGCCGTGATGGAGAATCAGATTCCGGAAGAAGTGAAGGAAGCGCGCAACCAGGATCTTCTGGCCGTAGTCAATGAAATAGCTATCCGGAAAAACCGGGATCTGGTAGGCACCGTGCAGGAAGTTCTTCTGGAAGGGCCGTCCAAAACGAATGCGGCGCGCCTCTCCGGCCGGACCTCCCAGAACAAGCCCGTCATGGTGGATGCCGCCCCTGACCTGGCGGGAGAGATCCTTCCCATCCGCATTGAGGAAAGCACGGGATTTACTCTGTACGGCGTTCCATGCCCCTCCAGGGGATGA
- a CDS encoding ComEC/Rec2 family competence protein — protein sequence MEEVRRVLRPWPERMTASAPLLIPALSLLCACAAMDVSLWLWIPCFCLASLPCFLRAPSMGVLAVALAMWAAVYLFAYEREYAGVPVEAGRVMVMEGSVEAVSGKSVLFRPDGSRWLYAVSSRDGACPLEAGERYRIRGEAYPLQAPCGPGIFDRERWGYLHGIIAGIRLDEYCRNGPGDWRSRFRAFSLRLRERAASLLREGAPPDDEARQVMVSAVLGDKTDARLETMAKFLESGCMHVFAVSGMHVGVAAMLVLGMLRLLHVHPRAARLACILLLAAYVFVTGMSASALRAFIMATVWLLAFVLRRKGHPANILALAFILLCLMNPLQVFQPGFQLSFCVFAVIVCLAEWLSREKPLWSPDPFIPPRIYHARERFLVRLEKACRGALIVSVGAWLASIPLTAWHFGTWNLYAPLTNLCLSVLVFPLMGISLSGLMFAWCPWMLHVCNTAASWLASAMLSVAGGVASLPYSYLSSAPPSGENEAVIVPLQKDAWATVISNPALVVGSGTEDAVRYTLLPVLKARSVRPCGMLSWGNGKAERAGEKELEKEYPGIRNWGAEPGECPVRQWRLRPGNALVLEDFPVPLRTGIRQDRSRVLSWECRGRRFLMIGNTGFSSLARAEKTPRADVLLIGHHPRDPVDSAAWIRATGARAVIFTTEHECPVPEGTAVYRLRETGSLYLRMEEKSVQIIPWRGMERRTE from the coding sequence ATGGAAGAAGTTCGGCGTGTTCTGCGTCCGTGGCCGGAACGGATGACGGCATCTGCTCCCTTGCTGATTCCGGCTTTGTCCCTGCTGTGCGCCTGCGCGGCAATGGATGTTTCCCTTTGGCTCTGGATTCCATGCTTCTGCCTGGCGTCGCTGCCGTGTTTTTTACGTGCGCCCTCCATGGGGGTGCTTGCCGTTGCCCTGGCGATGTGGGCCGCCGTATATCTTTTCGCGTATGAACGGGAATACGCAGGCGTTCCCGTGGAAGCGGGGAGAGTCATGGTTATGGAAGGCTCCGTTGAGGCTGTTTCCGGAAAATCCGTGTTGTTTCGCCCGGATGGTTCCCGGTGGCTGTACGCGGTTTCCTCCCGTGACGGGGCCTGCCCTCTGGAGGCAGGGGAACGCTACCGGATCAGGGGAGAGGCGTATCCGCTTCAGGCGCCGTGCGGTCCCGGCATCTTTGACCGGGAGCGTTGGGGGTACCTGCACGGCATCATCGCCGGAATCCGGCTGGATGAGTACTGCCGGAACGGGCCGGGAGACTGGCGCAGCCGTTTCCGGGCTTTTTCCCTGCGGCTCCGGGAAAGGGCTGCCTCCCTGCTCAGGGAGGGCGCCCCTCCGGATGATGAGGCCCGGCAGGTGATGGTTTCCGCCGTGCTTGGGGACAAGACGGACGCGAGGCTGGAAACGATGGCGAAGTTTCTGGAAAGCGGCTGCATGCATGTATTCGCTGTCAGCGGCATGCATGTGGGCGTGGCCGCCATGCTGGTTCTGGGTATGCTGAGGCTTTTGCATGTGCACCCCCGTGCGGCCCGGCTGGCCTGCATCCTTTTGCTGGCGGCGTACGTGTTCGTGACCGGGATGTCCGCTTCCGCCCTGCGGGCGTTCATCATGGCGACAGTCTGGCTTCTGGCGTTTGTGCTGCGCAGAAAGGGACATCCGGCCAATATTCTGGCACTCGCTTTCATCCTCCTCTGTTTAATGAACCCGCTCCAGGTTTTCCAGCCGGGGTTCCAGCTTTCTTTTTGCGTTTTTGCCGTCATTGTCTGCCTGGCGGAATGGCTCAGTCGGGAAAAGCCCCTGTGGTCGCCGGACCCGTTTATTCCTCCCCGGATTTATCATGCGCGGGAAAGATTCCTGGTGCGGCTGGAAAAAGCATGCCGCGGCGCGCTGATCGTCTCCGTGGGGGCGTGGCTGGCTTCCATTCCCCTGACGGCATGGCACTTCGGAACCTGGAACCTGTATGCTCCCTTGACCAATTTGTGCCTGAGCGTACTTGTCTTTCCCCTTATGGGCATTTCCCTGTCCGGGCTGATGTTCGCGTGGTGCCCGTGGATGCTGCATGTCTGTAATACGGCCGCTTCCTGGCTGGCGTCCGCCATGCTGTCCGTAGCCGGGGGAGTGGCTTCCCTGCCGTACAGTTATCTTTCTTCCGCACCGCCTTCCGGGGAAAATGAAGCTGTTATCGTTCCCTTGCAGAAGGATGCCTGGGCCACAGTCATTTCCAATCCCGCATTGGTTGTGGGAAGCGGAACGGAAGATGCGGTGCGGTACACCCTCCTTCCCGTGCTGAAGGCGCGCAGTGTCCGGCCCTGCGGCATGCTGTCCTGGGGAAACGGCAAGGCAGAACGGGCCGGAGAGAAAGAACTGGAGAAGGAATATCCCGGAATCCGGAACTGGGGCGCGGAGCCCGGGGAATGTCCCGTCCGGCAATGGAGGTTACGGCCGGGCAATGCACTTGTGCTGGAAGATTTTCCTGTCCCGTTGCGCACGGGAATCCGTCAGGACCGGAGCCGGGTGTTGTCATGGGAATGCCGCGGGCGGCGGTTCCTGATGATAGGGAATACCGGGTTTTCTTCCCTGGCGCGCGCGGAAAAAACACCGCGGGCGGACGTATTGCTCATCGGGCATCATCCGCGCGACCCGGTGGACAGCGCAGCGTGGATCAGGGCCACAGGCGCCCGCGCGGTCATTTTCACGACGGAGCATGAATGCCCCGTACCGGAGGGAACAGCCGTATACCGTCTCCGGGAAACCGGAAGCCTCTATCTGCGAATGGAAGAAAAGAGCGTGCAAATCATCCCCTGGAGGGGCATGGAACGCCGTACAGAGTAA
- a CDS encoding alpha-galactosidase encodes MIPDSVHLLTRSSQMTLYKDEQGRVRRAYYGPKLREPEDALENAADAPLLYSSLADSVTGLPNASGEYCICVTQADGALSLSLECLDWEVLELDDDREEAVFYGKDPSYPVRVEIHVRSHRESDTFLQWAVIRNEGKEGIRLHRAASAQLGLRAERYFVTSFRGTWGGESLMSEEEVARGHELALVSGTGTRTAQEGSPGFIISLDGPAREDSGEVVLGALAWSGNYRIWFRHSPYHYLFAGAGLDMAPAPYLLDGGGVFKTPPLILAHSKNGKGEASRRIHRWARRYGLRGGESERPTLLNSWEGVYFTFTEKVLHGMMKRAADLGIELFVLDDGWFGGRFPRNDARAGLGDWQVNRAKLPHGLEDLIRQAEKLGIRFGIWVEPEMVNPHSELYQNHPEWAIGLPHRENRLERSQYLLDLSNPHVCRYILDAMRKLLGEHPGISYVKWDCNRKISDPGSPWLDACRQGNLPIDYVRGYERILETLAAEFPDVIFQACSSGGGRADYGTMRKHHEFWTSDNTDAYERVFMQWGIGHLFPAISMAAHVTASPNHQTGRSAPLKFRFDVAMSGRLGFELQPCDMTEEDMVFSKRALAEYKRIRPVVQFGDLYRLSSPYESRVASLMYVCGKRAVVFAWLMDKWLADSPPPLRLKGLNFSARYLVREINMNEDGSLTDVHERRLGGDFLMDAGIRIRWKKAFQSVCLEVVETNPDAPAS; translated from the coding sequence ATGATTCCGGATTCCGTTCATTTGCTGACCCGTTCCTCTCAGATGACCCTGTACAAAGATGAACAGGGCCGTGTGCGCCGCGCCTATTACGGACCGAAGCTGCGTGAACCGGAGGATGCCCTGGAAAACGCCGCGGATGCTCCTCTCCTGTATTCCTCCCTGGCGGATTCCGTAACAGGGCTTCCCAATGCGTCCGGCGAGTACTGCATTTGCGTAACCCAGGCGGACGGGGCCCTTTCCCTGAGCCTGGAATGCCTGGATTGGGAAGTGCTGGAACTGGATGACGACCGGGAAGAAGCCGTCTTCTATGGGAAGGACCCTTCCTACCCTGTGCGGGTGGAAATCCACGTGCGCTCCCACAGGGAATCGGACACTTTTCTGCAATGGGCGGTGATTCGGAACGAAGGGAAAGAAGGCATCCGCCTGCACCGCGCGGCATCCGCACAGCTGGGTTTGCGCGCAGAACGGTATTTCGTCACCAGCTTCCGCGGCACCTGGGGCGGCGAGTCCCTGATGAGTGAGGAAGAAGTGGCCCGGGGGCATGAACTTGCCCTGGTATCCGGAACCGGCACCCGCACCGCCCAGGAGGGAAGCCCCGGATTCATCATCTCTCTGGACGGTCCGGCGCGGGAGGATTCCGGGGAGGTGGTTCTGGGGGCGCTGGCATGGTCCGGCAATTACCGGATATGGTTCCGGCACAGCCCGTATCATTACCTTTTTGCCGGAGCGGGGCTGGATATGGCTCCCGCGCCCTATCTGCTGGACGGCGGCGGTGTGTTCAAGACGCCGCCCCTCATTCTGGCGCACAGTAAAAACGGCAAGGGAGAGGCCTCCCGGCGCATCCACCGCTGGGCGCGCCGTTACGGCCTGCGCGGTGGAGAATCAGAGAGGCCGACCTTGCTGAATTCCTGGGAGGGGGTGTATTTTACCTTTACGGAAAAAGTGCTGCACGGCATGATGAAACGTGCGGCAGACTTGGGGATAGAGCTTTTCGTGCTGGATGACGGCTGGTTTGGCGGCCGGTTCCCCCGCAATGACGCCCGTGCCGGATTGGGGGACTGGCAGGTTAACCGCGCTAAATTGCCTCATGGACTGGAAGACCTCATTCGCCAGGCGGAAAAACTGGGAATACGCTTCGGCATCTGGGTGGAGCCGGAAATGGTGAACCCTCATTCGGAGCTTTATCAGAACCATCCGGAGTGGGCCATCGGTCTCCCGCATCGGGAAAACAGGCTGGAACGCAGCCAGTATTTGCTGGACCTGAGCAATCCTCATGTATGCAGGTACATTCTTGATGCCATGCGGAAGCTGCTTGGGGAGCATCCGGGTATTTCCTACGTCAAATGGGATTGCAACCGCAAAATTTCCGACCCCGGCTCTCCCTGGCTGGATGCCTGCCGCCAGGGGAATCTGCCCATTGACTATGTGCGGGGCTATGAACGTATTCTTGAGACGCTGGCGGCGGAATTCCCGGATGTGATATTCCAGGCCTGTTCCTCCGGAGGAGGCCGCGCCGACTATGGAACCATGCGGAAGCATCATGAATTCTGGACGTCCGACAACACGGACGCTTATGAACGCGTGTTCATGCAGTGGGGCATAGGCCACCTGTTCCCGGCTATTTCCATGGCCGCCCATGTGACCGCCTCCCCCAACCACCAGACGGGCCGCTCTGCTCCGCTCAAATTCCGGTTTGACGTGGCCATGTCCGGCCGGCTTGGTTTTGAACTCCAGCCATGTGACATGACGGAGGAGGACATGGTTTTTTCCAAACGGGCTCTGGCGGAATACAAGCGCATCCGCCCCGTAGTCCAGTTCGGTGACTTGTACCGGCTTTCCTCCCCGTATGAAAGCCGGGTGGCCTCCCTGATGTATGTATGCGGAAAACGGGCTGTCGTTTTCGCCTGGCTGATGGATAAATGGCTGGCGGATTCCCCTCCGCCCCTGCGCCTGAAAGGCCTGAATTTTTCCGCTAGGTACTTGGTGCGGGAAATCAACATGAATGAAGACGGCTCTCTCACGGATGTTCACGAACGAAGGCTGGGAGGCGACTTTCTGATGGACGCCGGCATCCGCATCCGCTGGAAAAAGGCCTTCCAGTCCGTCTGCCTGGAGGTGGTGGAAACAAACCCTGATGCTCCGGCTTCATGA
- a CDS encoding thioredoxin family protein, with protein sequence MKKKLPLVIYLTGSSWCSQCNIFTREYIKKTNFKNAAGKKFIFWLVDTKQAPGNSPGTFNFKMVPEEAAKIVGCADSPRAPYVVLGPPAVFIIDPVSGELIKSLFPKSEVDKYGKPLAGIIEETWAEFSRKPK encoded by the coding sequence ATGAAGAAAAAACTGCCGCTGGTAATTTATCTTACTGGTTCTTCGTGGTGTTCCCAGTGCAATATTTTTACCCGGGAATATATCAAAAAAACAAATTTCAAAAATGCCGCCGGGAAAAAATTTATATTTTGGCTGGTGGACACCAAACAGGCGCCGGGCAATTCTCCGGGGACGTTTAATTTTAAAATGGTTCCGGAAGAAGCCGCAAAAATCGTGGGGTGTGCGGATTCTCCCCGTGCGCCGTATGTGGTTCTTGGTCCTCCCGCTGTGTTTATCATTGACCCTGTTTCCGGAGAATTGATCAAGAGCCTGTTCCCTAAGAGTGAAGTGGACAAGTATGGAAAACCTCTTGCCGGAATTATTGAAGAAACCTGGGCGGAGTTTTCCCGCAAGCCCAAATAG
- a CDS encoding class I SAM-dependent RNA methyltransferase — MTATIPKGFHPEPFSYHQELELDIDALSNAGDGIGRVDGWVVFVPFALPGDRVKARVWRNDRNYSSADLVEVINPSPDRVEPGCRLFGTCGGCQYQHFSYDRQLLWKTRQVADLLRLQAGLELPVNPAVASPRQYHYRSKITPHFDRPKEGGKPAIGFLKAGSRRDVVDVPQCPIAMECINEALPLARKSVYQAAARFKRGATILLRASEGTVITNNNAVACERVGDLEFHFLAGDFFQNNPFILPLFTDYVAQQASMDGEEFLVDAYCGSGLFALSLAKKFKKVLGVEVSETSADWARSNARSNGIEHAEFLAADAGAIFARVDFPAEKTAVVIDPPRKGCSAEFLAQLFAFGPGKVVYVSCNPATQIRDLAEFDKAGYFVTAVQPFDLFPQTKHLECVVTLKKNT, encoded by the coding sequence ATGACTGCGACCATTCCCAAGGGTTTCCACCCCGAACCTTTTTCCTACCACCAAGAGCTTGAACTGGATATTGACGCCCTTTCCAATGCAGGCGACGGCATCGGCCGCGTGGACGGATGGGTGGTTTTCGTCCCCTTCGCCCTGCCGGGAGACCGTGTAAAGGCGCGCGTCTGGCGTAATGACAGGAACTATTCCTCCGCCGATCTGGTGGAAGTAATTAACCCCAGCCCGGACCGCGTGGAACCGGGCTGCCGCCTGTTCGGAACCTGTGGGGGATGCCAGTACCAGCATTTTTCCTATGACCGCCAGCTTCTCTGGAAGACCCGGCAGGTAGCGGATCTGCTCCGCTTGCAGGCAGGGCTGGAACTGCCCGTCAATCCGGCCGTAGCCTCCCCCCGCCAATACCATTACCGCTCCAAGATTACGCCCCATTTTGACAGGCCGAAGGAAGGAGGCAAGCCGGCCATCGGTTTCCTGAAAGCAGGCTCCAGAAGGGACGTAGTGGACGTGCCGCAATGCCCGATTGCCATGGAGTGCATCAATGAAGCCCTGCCCCTGGCCCGCAAAAGCGTTTACCAGGCCGCAGCCCGGTTCAAGCGGGGAGCCACCATTCTGCTCCGGGCCTCGGAAGGAACTGTCATCACCAATAACAATGCCGTCGCCTGCGAACGGGTGGGCGATTTGGAATTCCATTTTCTGGCGGGAGACTTTTTCCAGAATAATCCTTTCATTCTTCCGCTTTTTACGGATTACGTGGCCCAACAGGCGAGTATGGACGGGGAGGAATTCCTGGTGGACGCCTACTGCGGTTCCGGCCTGTTCGCCCTGAGCCTGGCGAAGAAATTTAAAAAAGTGCTGGGCGTGGAAGTCAGCGAGACTTCCGCGGACTGGGCACGCAGCAATGCCCGCAGCAACGGAATTGAACACGCGGAATTCCTGGCGGCGGACGCCGGAGCCATTTTTGCCCGGGTGGATTTCCCCGCGGAAAAAACCGCCGTGGTGATCGACCCTCCCCGGAAAGGATGCAGTGCGGAATTTTTGGCCCAGTTATTTGCCTTCGGCCCCGGAAAAGTCGTTTACGTTTCCTGCAATCCCGCCACCCAGATACGGGATCTGGCGGAATTCGACAAGGCCGGGTATTTCGTCACCGCCGTCCAGCCCTTTGACCTGTTCCCCCAGACCAAGCATCTGGAATGCGTGGTCACCCTGAAAAAAAATACCTGA
- a CDS encoding HU family DNA-binding protein, whose protein sequence is MNKTQFIRELQRELGNDVTSRQAEHALNAVLETIARAVRRRSLVKFRGFGTFRVKRRRARIVRHPENGGRLLVHESKTMKFRPSSLLWKE, encoded by the coding sequence ATGAACAAAACACAATTTATCCGGGAGCTCCAGCGTGAGCTGGGGAATGACGTTACTTCCCGGCAGGCGGAACATGCGTTGAACGCGGTGCTGGAGACGATTGCGCGAGCAGTCCGGAGGCGGTCGCTGGTGAAATTCCGGGGCTTTGGCACTTTCCGCGTCAAGCGGCGCCGCGCCCGCATCGTACGCCATCCGGAAAACGGCGGCAGGCTGCTGGTGCATGAATCGAAAACCATGAAATTCCGCCCCTCTTCCCTTCTGTGGAAGGAGTAG